One Paraburkholderia caffeinilytica DNA segment encodes these proteins:
- the tssC gene encoding type VI secretion system contractile sheath large subunit, whose translation MNQQTAAAQLVSAQSGTESTLLDEIVEKSRVAKSDSEHARAKDLIGELVHQVLDGTVVVSDNLSATIDARVAELDRLISAQLSAVMHAPQFQRMESTWRGLDYLCKESNTGSTVKIKALHAPKRDLVRDFKNAIEFDQSALFKKVYEEEFGTFGGAPFGTIIGDFEVTRQPEDVYFIEQMAHVAAAAHAPFIASASPELMGLETFADLGKPRDLGKVFDTVEYAKWKSFRDSEDSRYVGLTLPRFLGRLPFNPKDGATAEGFNFVEDVDGTDHSKYLWCNAAWAFAARLTAAFDDFGWCAAIRGVEGGGLVEDLPTHTFKTDDGEVALKCPTEIAITDRREKELSDLGFIPLVHCKNSDYAAFFAAQSVQKPKKYSTDSANANAVLSAQLQYIFSVSRVAHYLKAMMRDKIGSFASAQNVEVFLNRWISQYVLLDDNATQEQKAQFPLREASIQVSEIPGKPGAYRSVAFLRPHFQLDELSISLRLVADLPKPANS comes from the coding sequence ATGAATCAGCAAACGGCAGCAGCCCAACTTGTCAGCGCGCAGAGCGGCACGGAATCCACGCTGCTCGACGAAATCGTCGAGAAAAGCCGCGTGGCCAAGTCCGATTCCGAACACGCGCGCGCGAAAGACCTGATTGGCGAACTCGTCCATCAGGTGCTTGACGGCACGGTGGTGGTGTCCGACAACCTGTCGGCCACCATCGACGCGCGCGTCGCGGAACTCGACCGCCTGATCTCCGCGCAACTGAGCGCGGTGATGCATGCGCCGCAATTCCAGCGTATGGAAAGCACGTGGCGCGGCCTCGACTACCTGTGCAAGGAAAGCAATACCGGCTCGACGGTCAAGATCAAGGCGCTGCACGCGCCGAAGCGCGACCTCGTGCGCGACTTCAAGAACGCCATCGAATTCGATCAAAGCGCGCTCTTCAAGAAGGTGTATGAAGAAGAGTTCGGCACATTCGGCGGCGCGCCGTTCGGCACGATCATCGGCGACTTTGAAGTGACGCGTCAGCCCGAAGACGTGTACTTCATCGAACAGATGGCGCATGTCGCGGCCGCGGCGCACGCACCGTTCATCGCGTCGGCGTCGCCTGAGCTGATGGGTCTCGAAACGTTTGCCGATCTCGGCAAGCCGCGCGATCTCGGCAAGGTGTTCGATACCGTCGAGTACGCAAAGTGGAAGTCGTTCCGCGATTCCGAAGACTCGCGCTATGTCGGCCTGACCTTGCCGCGTTTTCTCGGTCGCCTGCCTTTCAATCCGAAAGACGGCGCCACGGCGGAAGGCTTCAATTTCGTCGAAGATGTGGACGGCACCGATCACAGCAAATACCTGTGGTGTAACGCAGCGTGGGCTTTCGCCGCTCGCCTGACGGCTGCATTCGACGACTTCGGCTGGTGCGCGGCGATTCGCGGCGTGGAAGGCGGTGGTCTGGTGGAAGACCTGCCCACCCACACGTTCAAGACCGACGACGGCGAAGTCGCGCTGAAATGCCCGACCGAAATCGCGATTACGGATCGCCGCGAAAAGGAACTGAGCGACCTCGGCTTCATTCCGCTCGTGCACTGCAAGAACTCGGATTACGCCGCGTTCTTCGCTGCGCAATCGGTGCAGAAGCCCAAGAAATACAGCACCGATAGCGCGAACGCGAACGCCGTGCTGTCCGCGCAGCTGCAGTACATCTTCTCGGTGTCGCGCGTGGCGCACTACCTGAAGGCGATGATGCGCGACAAGATCGGCAGTTTCGCATCGGCACAGAACGTCGAAGTATTCCTGAACCGTTGGATCTCGCAGTACGTGCTGCTCGACGACAACGCGACTCAGGAGCAGAAAGCGCAGTTCCCGCTGCGCGAGGCATCGATACAGGTCTCGGAGATTCCGGGCAAGCCTGGTGCGTATCGTTCGGTCGCTTTCCTGCGTCCGCACTTTCAACTGGATGAGCTGTCGATCTCTTTGCGGCTTGTCGCCGACCTGCCGAAACCGGCAAATTCATAA
- the tssB gene encoding type VI secretion system contractile sheath small subunit: protein MAKKESIQKRLQKVRPPRVQLTYEVERGDAIEIKELPFVVGVIADLAGQSEVEQPKLRDRKFVNIDRDNFDDVMKAIEPRAAFQVENRLSEAGGKFAVDLRFKSMADFNPDEVVAQIEPLRRLLEARSKLADLRNKLAGNDKLEDLLSEVLNNTQQLQTLAKDQGNAADQHAGAPDHDKQGE, encoded by the coding sequence ATGGCGAAGAAAGAAAGTATTCAAAAACGCTTGCAAAAAGTGCGGCCTCCGCGCGTTCAACTGACGTATGAGGTGGAGCGCGGCGATGCGATCGAGATAAAAGAGCTGCCGTTTGTCGTCGGCGTGATTGCCGATCTGGCAGGCCAGTCCGAAGTCGAACAGCCGAAGCTGCGCGATCGCAAGTTCGTCAACATCGACCGCGACAATTTTGACGACGTGATGAAAGCGATCGAGCCGCGCGCCGCGTTTCAGGTGGAAAACCGCCTGAGTGAGGCGGGCGGCAAGTTTGCCGTTGACCTGCGGTTCAAGTCGATGGCCGATTTCAATCCGGACGAGGTGGTCGCGCAGATCGAGCCGCTGCGCCGTCTGCTCGAAGCGCGTTCGAAGCTGGCCGACCTGCGCAACAAGCTGGCCGGCAACGACAAGCTCGAGGACCTGCTGAGCGAAGTGCTCAACAACACGCAGCAGCTGCAGACGCTGGCGAAAGATCAGGGCAACGCAGCAGACCAGCACGCCGGCGCGCCGGATCACGACAAGCAGGGCGAATAA
- a CDS encoding tetratricopeptide repeat protein: MNERLLVKLSGVVLACGVIAGCATQGNNTATTPEAFNKQLADADTVAKGGDQDRAIALYQQLSKSDPTREEPWSRIAQIQFTQGHYGQAIVAAQEALQRDQTDRQAKSVLAVAGLRVATQSLGELRQDASLAGDAKSDAQALAKQLRDTLGEATLFPPDPNDKPVVKKKRIVRHVAKGKAADTPDATTSAAAPAATPAAPAAPAAPAAPAAPAKAAQSGGASDPFSALR, encoded by the coding sequence ATGAATGAGCGTCTGTTAGTAAAACTATCTGGGGTAGTGTTGGCATGCGGCGTGATTGCCGGTTGCGCGACACAGGGCAACAACACAGCGACCACACCGGAGGCTTTTAATAAGCAACTCGCGGACGCGGACACCGTCGCCAAGGGCGGTGATCAGGATCGCGCCATTGCGCTTTACCAGCAATTGTCCAAATCCGATCCGACCCGTGAAGAACCGTGGTCGCGCATTGCGCAGATCCAGTTCACGCAGGGTCATTACGGTCAGGCGATCGTCGCCGCGCAAGAAGCGCTGCAGCGCGACCAGACGGATCGTCAGGCCAAGAGCGTGCTGGCGGTAGCCGGCCTGCGCGTGGCGACGCAATCGCTCGGCGAACTGCGTCAGGATGCGTCGCTCGCGGGCGATGCGAAGTCGGACGCGCAGGCGCTCGCCAAACAGCTGCGCGACACGCTCGGCGAAGCCACGTTGTTTCCGCCCGACCCGAACGACAAGCCCGTCGTGAAGAAGAAGCGCATTGTCCGCCACGTCGCCAAAGGCAAGGCTGCGGATACGCCGGATGCCACCACCAGCGCAGCGGCTCCGGCCGCCACGCCGGCGGCTCCCGCGGCGCCCGCCGCCCCGGCTGCGCCGGCAGCCCCCGCCAAAGCCGCACAAAGCGGCGGCGCGTCCGACCCGTTCAGCGCGCTGCGCTGA
- the tssJ gene encoding type VI secretion system lipoprotein TssJ, with product MNSRLVRHASLLIANAAACVLLGGCAAGVTVLGAAANAALQASGLGKPDVPDAQKPPRNVGLTLYAAPNLNAANDKRPLALVVRLYVLKDPTSFQQAPFDAFTDPAKEKTTLGGDLLGVREVTLIPGQRYVVTEKVSREAQAFGIVALFRDPAMQRWKFAFDPAKSEKSGIMIGLHNCAMTVTNGTVIPPEQGLPAQPLNMLSSVSCG from the coding sequence ATGAATTCGCGTCTTGTTCGCCATGCATCGCTATTGATTGCAAACGCCGCGGCGTGTGTGCTGCTGGGCGGCTGCGCGGCCGGCGTCACGGTGCTGGGAGCCGCCGCCAACGCGGCTTTGCAGGCGAGCGGCCTCGGCAAGCCCGACGTGCCGGATGCGCAGAAACCGCCGCGCAATGTCGGCCTTACTTTATACGCCGCGCCGAACCTGAATGCCGCCAATGACAAACGCCCATTGGCGCTGGTCGTGCGGCTTTACGTGCTGAAAGACCCCACTTCATTCCAGCAGGCGCCATTCGACGCTTTTACCGATCCGGCAAAGGAAAAGACCACGCTCGGCGGCGATCTGCTGGGCGTGCGCGAAGTGACGCTGATCCCCGGTCAACGTTACGTCGTTACCGAAAAAGTCTCGCGTGAGGCGCAGGCATTCGGTATCGTCGCTCTATTCCGCGATCCGGCGATGCAACGCTGGAAATTCGCCTTCGACCCGGCGAAGTCGGAGAAATCCGGCATAATGATCGGCCTGCATAACTGTGCAATGACGGTGACCAACGGCACTGTGATCCCGCCGGAACAGGGATTGCCCGCCCAGCCGTTGAATATGCTTTCTTCGGTAAGCTGCGGTTAA
- the tssK gene encoding type VI secretion system baseplate subunit TssK: MSYSAKVLWGEGLFLRPQHFQRQDAYHEARLFESIQAIQPYNWGVRSARLDRDALGSNVLRVSELSLVFPDGALYSAPQADDLPPPIALDTLPDGINEFTFYLALHPLREAGKNYSQDSNAGFVSRYVSEQTPVADHFTDAAEADITFLKTSVKLIAHSEPRDQLLSVPLVRVRRTATSGFEIDDTFVPPCLAIDASPILHQRLRQLIDALQAKVNALYGFHREPTKNIIEFRSGDIASFWLLHTASAAFASLAHLYQHSALHPERLFQELLRLAGQLMTFSKGYALSDLPAYRHDDPGPGFARLDTILRDLLETVISTRYFAIALEEVRPSFHAGRLDSGKIDDKTMFYIAVSADMPTAELVEAVPARFKVGAPDDVDKLVLSAMPGVRLVYTPQVPPAIPVRPGACYFSCESRGALYDRMLQAQSAMIYAPSGINDLQLELIAVTS, from the coding sequence ATGAGTTATTCAGCAAAAGTGCTCTGGGGGGAAGGCCTGTTTCTGAGGCCGCAGCATTTTCAGCGTCAGGACGCCTATCATGAGGCGCGCCTGTTCGAATCGATCCAGGCCATCCAGCCGTACAACTGGGGCGTGCGTTCGGCGCGCCTCGACCGCGACGCGCTCGGCAGCAATGTGCTGCGCGTGAGCGAACTCTCGCTGGTGTTTCCGGACGGCGCGCTCTACTCCGCGCCGCAAGCCGACGACCTGCCGCCGCCGATCGCGCTCGACACGCTCCCCGACGGCATCAACGAATTCACCTTTTATCTCGCGCTGCATCCGTTGCGCGAAGCCGGCAAGAACTATTCACAAGACAGCAATGCAGGCTTCGTCTCGCGCTATGTCAGCGAGCAGACGCCGGTGGCCGACCACTTCACCGATGCCGCCGAAGCCGACATCACGTTCCTGAAGACCAGCGTCAAACTCATTGCGCATAGCGAGCCGCGCGACCAGCTGCTGTCGGTGCCGCTCGTGCGCGTGCGTCGCACCGCCACCTCGGGTTTTGAAATCGACGACACGTTCGTGCCGCCCTGCCTCGCGATCGACGCGTCGCCGATCCTGCATCAACGGCTGCGTCAACTGATCGACGCGCTGCAGGCCAAGGTCAACGCGCTGTATGGTTTTCACCGCGAGCCGACCAAGAACATCATCGAGTTCCGTTCCGGCGACATCGCGTCGTTCTGGCTGCTGCACACCGCGAGCGCCGCGTTTGCCTCGCTCGCGCATCTGTATCAGCATTCGGCGCTGCATCCTGAGCGTCTGTTTCAGGAATTGCTGCGTCTGGCCGGCCAGTTGATGACATTTTCGAAGGGCTATGCGCTGTCCGACCTGCCGGCTTACCGGCATGACGATCCGGGCCCCGGCTTTGCGCGCCTCGACACGATCCTGCGCGATCTGCTCGAAACCGTGATCTCCACGCGTTACTTCGCAATCGCGCTCGAGGAAGTGCGTCCGTCGTTCCACGCGGGCCGCCTCGACTCCGGCAAGATCGACGACAAAACAATGTTCTACATCGCCGTCTCCGCGGACATGCCGACCGCCGAACTCGTCGAAGCCGTACCCGCGCGTTTCAAGGTCGGCGCGCCGGACGACGTCGACAAGCTGGTGCTCTCGGCCATGCCGGGCGTGCGCCTCGTCTACACGCCGCAAGTACCGCCTGCCATTCCGGTGCGGCCGGGCGCGTGCTACTTCTCGTGCGAATCGCGCGGCGCATTGTATGACCGCATGTTGCAGGCCCAATCGGCAATGATCTACGCGCCGTCGGGCATCAACGATCTTCAACTCGAACTGATCGCCGTCACATCATGA
- the icmH gene encoding type IVB secretion system protein IcmH/DotU produces the protein MSYAPSLFGGSTPAATPAPMTEPSYQVRSLLDLLYDGFFMLFLLKNGREPGDAHEFSQRIQQFLGDFERGAKKLNASAEDVYASKFAFCAAIDESVLSSTFRIRTEWERRPLQLVLFGEQLAGEKFFQYLEECRAQGAARLQSLEVFHMCLLLGFQGKYLLEGPEKLAYLTARIGDEIAHMKGKRAPFAPHWPLPDQVAHRLKREVPLWSIGAVFALVGLLAYLGLNTYLRDQTLRTLAPYSQVVKLGPQSATLTISLP, from the coding sequence ATGAGCTACGCGCCCTCCCTGTTTGGCGGCAGCACGCCTGCCGCGACGCCCGCCCCCATGACCGAGCCGAGCTACCAGGTCCGCTCGCTGCTCGATCTGCTGTACGACGGCTTCTTCATGCTGTTTTTGTTGAAGAACGGCCGCGAACCCGGCGACGCGCACGAATTCAGCCAGCGTATCCAGCAGTTTCTCGGCGACTTCGAGCGCGGTGCGAAAAAACTCAATGCGTCGGCGGAAGATGTTTACGCGTCGAAGTTTGCGTTTTGCGCCGCCATCGACGAATCGGTGTTGTCGTCGACCTTCAGGATTCGCACGGAATGGGAACGCCGGCCGCTGCAACTGGTGCTCTTCGGCGAGCAACTCGCGGGCGAGAAATTCTTCCAGTATCTCGAGGAATGCCGTGCGCAAGGCGCCGCGCGTTTGCAATCGCTCGAAGTGTTCCACATGTGCCTGCTGCTCGGCTTCCAGGGCAAGTATCTGCTCGAAGGGCCGGAAAAGCTCGCCTATCTGACCGCGCGCATCGGCGACGAAATCGCGCATATGAAGGGCAAGCGCGCACCGTTCGCGCCGCATTGGCCACTGCCGGATCAGGTCGCTCACCGGCTCAAGCGCGAGGTGCCGTTGTGGTCGATCGGCGCGGTATTCGCGCTGGTCGGGCTGCTCGCATATCTCGGTCTGAATACGTATCTGCGCGATCAGACGTTGCGCACGCTCGCGCCGTATTCGCAGGTGGTCAAGCTTGGCCCGCAATCGGCCACGTTGACGATTTCGTTGCCTTAA
- the zwf gene encoding glucose-6-phosphate dehydrogenase, translating into MTTQHASATPDLPLDMIIFGGTGDLSFRKLLPALYMAHLHCNLPPDTRILTIGRKPWSREEYINQFMEAKAKPFIEKKAFDATAWDKFLALFEYVRMDVDSIEDYQHLKEVSREGVRRVFYLATSPDLFTHICDNLSAAGLVDGNSRVVLEKPLGHDLASAQEINTAVGKHFSEAQIYRIDHYLGKETVQNLMVLRFGNAIFGPLWQAPYIKRVQITVAEEVGVGSRAGFYDKTGALRDMVQNHLLQLLCIVAMEPPVSLDPDAVRDEKLKVLRSLRPMTPEDIARDTVRGQYTAGAVNGEPVKGYLEEDNVPANSRAETFVALRAHINNWRWANVPFYLRTGKRMQKKVSEIVIEFSELPFSIIPSGGRNYGNRLVIQLQPEESIQLQMLAKEPGSGMHMLPVNLNLDLQQAFTERRAEAYERLLIDVIRGRLTHFMRRDELEAAWTWAEPILDGWSKSGDKPRGYTAGTFGPAASTALMARENAVWAEESQ; encoded by the coding sequence ATGACGACCCAACACGCTTCTGCCACTCCCGACCTGCCGCTCGACATGATCATTTTCGGCGGCACCGGCGACCTGTCGTTCCGCAAGCTGCTGCCCGCGCTCTACATGGCGCATCTGCACTGCAATCTGCCGCCGGATACCCGCATTCTCACGATTGGCCGCAAGCCGTGGTCGCGTGAGGAATACATCAACCAGTTCATGGAAGCGAAGGCGAAGCCCTTCATCGAAAAGAAGGCGTTCGACGCCACCGCCTGGGACAAATTCCTTGCGTTGTTCGAGTACGTGCGCATGGACGTCGATTCGATCGAGGATTATCAGCATCTGAAGGAGGTGTCGCGCGAAGGTGTGCGGCGTGTGTTCTATCTCGCGACCTCGCCGGATCTGTTCACGCATATTTGCGACAATCTTTCGGCTGCGGGATTGGTCGACGGGAATTCCCGCGTCGTGCTCGAGAAACCGCTGGGCCACGATCTGGCGTCCGCGCAGGAGATCAACACGGCGGTCGGCAAGCATTTCAGCGAAGCACAGATCTACCGGATCGACCACTATCTCGGCAAGGAAACCGTGCAGAACCTGATGGTGCTGCGCTTCGGCAACGCGATTTTCGGTCCGCTGTGGCAGGCGCCGTATATCAAGCGCGTACAGATCACGGTGGCCGAAGAAGTTGGCGTGGGCAGCCGCGCGGGCTTCTACGATAAAACCGGCGCACTGCGCGACATGGTGCAGAACCACTTGTTGCAACTGCTCTGCATCGTCGCAATGGAGCCGCCCGTGTCGCTCGATCCGGATGCGGTGCGCGACGAAAAGCTCAAGGTGCTGCGCTCGCTGCGCCCCATGACGCCCGAGGATATCGCGCGCGATACCGTGCGCGGCCAGTACACGGCCGGCGCCGTGAACGGAGAGCCGGTGAAGGGCTATCTCGAGGAAGACAACGTGCCGGCGAATAGCCGCGCCGAGACCTTCGTCGCGTTGCGCGCGCATATCAACAACTGGCGCTGGGCCAACGTGCCGTTTTACCTGCGCACCGGCAAGCGGATGCAGAAGAAGGTGTCGGAAATCGTCATCGAGTTTTCCGAGTTGCCGTTCTCGATCATTCCGAGCGGCGGGCGCAACTACGGCAACCGTCTCGTGATCCAGTTGCAGCCGGAAGAGTCGATCCAGTTGCAGATGCTCGCGAAGGAACCGGGCAGCGGCATGCACATGCTGCCGGTGAATCTGAACCTCGACCTGCAGCAGGCTTTCACCGAGCGTCGCGCGGAAGCGTACGAGCGTTTGCTGATCGACGTGATTCGCGGACGCCTCACGCACTTCATGCGCCGCGACGAACTCGAAGCCGCCTGGACATGGGCCGAACCGATTCTGGACGGCTGGAGCAAGTCGGGCGACAAACCGCGTGGCTATACGGCAGGTACGTTCGGGCCGGCTGCGTCGACGGCGCTGATGGCGCGCGAAAATGCGGTGTGGGCGGAAGAGTCGCAGTAA
- the lhpI gene encoding bifunctional Delta(1)-pyrroline-2-carboxylate/Delta(1)-piperideine-2-carboxylate reductase, with protein MTQPTTPTHPTNPTAQIFDAAATARLIPYATLVDALKRASIDYAQQRIASPERLVVPLNEGGIMLSMPATAPDLAIHKLVNVCASNRPRGIPTIHGQVMAFDADTGETLFILDGPTVTGRRTAAMSMLGVRTFAPARPREFLLIGTGTQAVNHLEAIGELYPDARVWVKGSAPARAEAFCAAHGAHGTHGTRGAHGGNAREPQPLANPDAAIPDSIDVVVALTTSKEAVYDEAARADRLVIGVGAFTPAMVEIGARTIAGSALFVDDQAGARHEAGDFIQAGVDWARVGGIADVVANAALSPSKQAIVFKSVGCAAWDLAACRVAREALSGG; from the coding sequence ATGACCCAGCCGACCACCCCGACCCACCCGACCAACCCGACCGCGCAGATTTTCGACGCCGCCGCCACCGCGCGGCTGATTCCGTATGCGACGCTCGTCGACGCCTTGAAGCGCGCGAGCATCGACTACGCGCAGCAACGCATCGCGAGTCCCGAACGGCTCGTCGTGCCGCTCAACGAGGGCGGCATCATGCTGTCGATGCCGGCCACCGCGCCCGATCTCGCGATCCACAAGTTGGTCAACGTATGCGCGAGCAATCGCCCGCGCGGTATCCCGACCATCCACGGCCAGGTGATGGCTTTCGACGCCGACACGGGCGAGACGCTCTTCATCCTCGACGGCCCGACGGTGACTGGACGTCGCACTGCGGCGATGTCGATGCTCGGCGTACGCACTTTCGCGCCGGCCAGGCCGCGCGAATTCCTGCTGATCGGCACCGGCACGCAGGCGGTGAATCATCTTGAAGCGATCGGCGAACTGTATCCCGACGCTCGCGTGTGGGTGAAGGGCAGTGCGCCCGCGCGGGCCGAAGCGTTTTGCGCCGCACACGGTGCGCATGGCACGCATGGCACGCGCGGCGCGCATGGCGGCAACGCGCGCGAACCGCAACCGCTGGCCAACCCCGATGCGGCCATCCCCGACTCGATCGACGTGGTGGTCGCGCTGACCACCAGCAAAGAGGCCGTCTACGACGAAGCGGCGCGCGCGGACCGGCTCGTGATCGGCGTCGGCGCGTTCACGCCCGCCATGGTCGAGATCGGCGCGCGCACGATCGCAGGCAGCGCGCTGTTCGTCGACGACCAGGCCGGCGCGAGGCATGAAGCTGGCGATTTCATTCAGGCCGGCGTCGATTGGGCGCGGGTCGGCGGAATTGCCGATGTGGTGGCAAACGCCGCTTTGTCGCCGTCGAAACAAGCGATTGTTTTTAAAAGTGTCGGCTGCGCGGCGTGGGATCTGGCGGCCTGCCGCGTGGCGCGCGAAGCCTTGTCGGGCGGCTGA
- the lhpH gene encoding trans-3-hydroxy-L-proline dehydratase: MKLNRMISTVEVHTAGEPFRIVTSGLPKVPGKTIVERRAWLKEHADHLRRALMLEPRGHADMYGGYLTEPVSEGADFGVIFVHNEGYSDHCGHGVIALATAAVALGWVERSEPETRVGIDAPCGFIEAFVQWDGEQAGHVRFVNVPSFIWQRDVIVQTPTFGEVRGDIAFGGAFYFYASGKPFGLNVREAEVDRLVQFGDEVKHAANAAFKVEHPLIPEINHIYGTIIDNAPRHAGSTQANCCVFADREVDRSPTGSGTAGRVAQLYLRGELGRDETLVNESVIGTIFRGRVLSETKLDRFDAVIPEIEGDAHVVGFANWIVDERDPLTYGFLVR; this comes from the coding sequence ATGAAACTGAACCGCATGATCAGCACGGTCGAAGTGCACACCGCCGGCGAACCGTTTCGCATCGTCACGAGCGGCTTGCCGAAGGTCCCAGGCAAGACCATCGTCGAGCGGCGCGCGTGGCTCAAGGAGCATGCCGATCACTTGCGCCGCGCGCTGATGCTCGAGCCGCGCGGCCATGCCGACATGTACGGCGGTTATCTGACCGAGCCGGTGAGCGAAGGCGCGGACTTCGGAGTGATCTTCGTGCACAACGAGGGCTATAGCGACCATTGCGGCCACGGCGTGATCGCTCTCGCGACCGCGGCCGTCGCGCTCGGCTGGGTCGAACGCAGCGAACCGGAAACGCGTGTCGGCATCGACGCGCCGTGCGGCTTCATCGAAGCGTTCGTGCAATGGGACGGCGAGCAGGCGGGGCACGTGCGCTTCGTCAACGTGCCGTCGTTCATCTGGCAGCGTGACGTGATCGTGCAAACGCCGACCTTCGGCGAAGTGCGCGGCGATATCGCCTTCGGCGGCGCGTTCTATTTCTACGCGTCGGGCAAGCCTTTCGGTCTGAACGTGCGCGAAGCCGAGGTCGACCGGCTCGTCCAGTTCGGCGACGAGGTCAAGCACGCGGCCAACGCGGCGTTCAAGGTCGAGCACCCGCTGATTCCGGAAATCAACCACATCTACGGCACGATCATCGACAACGCGCCGCGTCACGCCGGCTCCACGCAGGCCAATTGCTGCGTGTTCGCCGACCGGGAAGTGGACCGCTCGCCGACCGGGTCCGGCACCGCGGGCCGCGTCGCGCAACTCTATCTGCGCGGCGAGTTGGGACGCGACGAGACGCTGGTCAACGAATCGGTGATCGGCACGATTTTTCGCGGCCGCGTGTTGTCGGAGACGAAGCTCGACCGGTTCGACGCGGTGATTCCCGAGATCGAAGGCGACGCACATGTGGTTGGTTTTGCAAACTGGATCGTCGACGAACGCGATCCGCTGACATACGGTTTTCTGGTGCGCTGA
- a CDS encoding C39 family peptidase has protein sequence MKQPTLRHTNVPYHTQWGSPEWVRHVVEQQGDPCDDPHWRRSGFADPERYRFWASRLCGLTCLESVLDYWRIEHAPRAVLLDEALRHGVYRLRDDGGVDGLIYRPFADWLGEAFGIQVEVLPEAPLEEIAVRIDGDTLAIASVSPEIRYPEQPNQRRGGHLILLHGRDGDGVWFHNPSGIAPHQADVYLPFATMARFYAGRGMTLTRIVR, from the coding sequence ATGAAGCAACCGACGCTACGCCATACCAACGTGCCGTACCACACGCAATGGGGCAGCCCCGAATGGGTGCGTCACGTCGTCGAACAACAGGGCGATCCATGCGACGATCCACACTGGCGGCGCAGCGGTTTTGCCGACCCGGAGCGTTACCGTTTCTGGGCCAGTCGCCTATGCGGTCTGACCTGCCTTGAATCCGTGCTCGACTACTGGCGCATCGAACATGCGCCGCGCGCCGTGCTGCTGGATGAAGCGTTGCGCCACGGCGTGTACCGGCTGCGCGACGACGGCGGTGTCGACGGCTTGATCTACCGGCCGTTCGCGGACTGGCTCGGCGAGGCATTCGGCATTCAGGTCGAGGTGCTGCCAGAGGCGCCGCTCGAAGAGATCGCCGTGCGCATCGACGGCGACACGCTGGCGATCGCCTCCGTGAGTCCCGAGATCCGCTATCCGGAGCAGCCGAATCAGCGCCGGGGCGGGCATCTGATCCTGCTGCACGGGCGCGATGGCGATGGCGTATGGTTTCATAATCCGTCGGGCATTGCGCCTCACCAGGCGGATGTGTATCTGCCGTTCGCAACAATGGCGCGTTTCTACGCAGGGCGTGGCATGACGCTCACCCGCATCGTGCGCTAG
- a CDS encoding helix-turn-helix transcriptional regulator, which translates to MIHLVAAPDQMARLLAAGRRQAGLTQAEAAARIGVSQSRISALETDATALTLAQLLALCGAYGLQLQVRDKNRPAPEPASLIEW; encoded by the coding sequence ATGATCCACCTCGTCGCCGCGCCGGACCAGATGGCCCGACTGCTGGCTGCCGGTCGGCGTCAGGCCGGCCTCACTCAAGCCGAAGCCGCCGCGCGTATCGGCGTCAGCCAGAGTCGCATCTCGGCATTGGAAACCGACGCCACCGCCCTCACCCTCGCACAATTGCTGGCGTTGTGCGGCGCCTACGGCCTGCAATTGCAGGTACGCGACAAGAACCGGCCGGCGCCTGAGCCGGCGTCCTTGATCGAGTGGTAA